Proteins encoded within one genomic window of Rhododendron vialii isolate Sample 1 chromosome 1a, ASM3025357v1:
- the LOC131325818 gene encoding uncharacterized protein LOC131325818, translated as MMIDVRGAEVVVKAAMMVIRNKPVRGLCRFKELLLLGLISRILKDVEADKSSVEYQRLSWDALRKSINGLVNKLNATNIKNIIPELFAENLVRGRGPFCRACIKSQMASPGFTDVFAALVAVVNTKFPQVGHLLSRRLILQLKRAYKRNDKPQLLPSVKFVAHLVNQQVLHELVALELLTLLLDKPTDDSVEVAVGFVTECGSILRDLCSRGLHAIFERFRGILHEGEIRKRVQFLIEGLLAIRKARFQGYPAVRKELDLVEQDDQLIHEISLQEEELDPENALDVFKLEAEAVANEENYEQLKKTILGDKSVDEADSVAGSGDEDGEDSDIEEDEEQMKIKDETETNLVNLRRTIYLTIMSSVDFEEAGHTLLQIKLEPGQEMELCIMLLECCSQERTYLRYYGLLGQRFCMINTIHQENFEKCFVQQYSMIHRLETNKLRNVAKFFAHLLGTDALPWHILAYIRLTEEDTTSSSRIFVKILFQELSEQLGIHLLNERLSDPTMQDYFESIFPKDSLRNSRFSINFFTAVGLGGITESMREYMKSNAPCLIM; from the coding sequence atgatgatAGATGTAAGAGGAGCAGAAGTAGTAGTGAAAGCAGCGATGATGGTGATACGAAACAAACCAGTACGAGGACTGTGTCGTTTCAAGGAGCTGCTACTCTTAGGGCTTATTTCCCGAATTTTGAAAGATGTGGAGGCCGACAAGAGCTCTGTTGAGTACCAGAGATTGTCTTGGGATGCTCTAAGGAAGAGTATTAATGGGCTGGTCAATAAATTGAATGCAACCAATATTAAGAACATAATTCCTGAACTTTTTGCGGAGAATTTAGTTCGAGGTAGAGGTCCGTTTTGTCGAGCTTGTATCAAGTCTCAGATGGCCTCCCCTGGTTTCACAGACGTCTTTGCTGCTTTGGTTGCCGTGGTCAATACTAAGTTCCCACAAGTGGGTCATCTTTTGTCGAGGAGGTTAATTTTGCAGCTCAAGCGAGCTTACAAACGCAATGACAAGCCCCAACTATTACCATCTGTTAAATTCGTGGCGCATCTTGTGAACCAGCAAGTGCTTCATGAGCTTGTGGCTTTGGAGCTGCTCACCCTTTTATTGGACAAACCTACTGATGACAGTGTGGAGGTAGCAGTGGGTTTCGTCACCGAATGTGGCTCAATTCTCCGAGATCTTTGCTCCCGTGGCTTGCATGCAATATTTGAGCGTTTTCGTGGGATTCTTCACGAAggagaaattagaaaaagagTTCAGTTTCTGATCGAGGGTTTACTCGCGATAAGAAAAGCCAGATTTCAGGGGTACCCAGCTGTTCGTAAAGAATTGGACCTTGTTGAGCAAGATGATCAGCTAATTCATGAAATCTCTCTACAGGAGGAAGAATTGGACCCCGAGAATGCTTTGGATGTCTTCAAACTGGAGGCCGAAGCTGTGGCAAACGAGGAAAACTACGAGCAACTGAAAAAGACAATACTTGGTGACAAGTCTGTAGATGAAGCAGATTCGGTAGCAGGCTCAGGAGATGAGGATGGTGAAGACTCTGATATTGAAGAGGACGAGGAGCAGATGAAAATAAAGGACGAGACGGAGACAAATCTGGTAAACCTTCGGAGGACAATTTATCTAACAATTATGTCTAGTGTTGATTTTGAGGAAGCTGGCCACACACTATTGCAAATTAAACTGGAGCCTGGTCAAGAGATGGAACTGTGCATCATGCTTTTGGAATGCTGCAGTCAAGAGAGAACGTATCTGCGGTATTATGGCCTTCTGGGGCAGCGGTTCTGCATGATCAACACGATCCACCaggaaaattttgagaaatgcTTTGTGCAACAGTACTCTATGATTCATCGCCTCGAGACTAATAAGCTACGCAATGTGGCCAAGTTTTTTGCCCATTTACTTGGCACGGATGCTCTTCCTTGGCACATTTTAGCTTATATACGGTTGACTGAAGAGGACACTACCTCATCTTCCCGTATTTTCGTCAAGATTCTCTTCCAAGAATTGTCAGAGCAACTTGGGATTCACCTGCTGAATGAACGTCTTTCTGACCCCACAATGCAGGACTATTTTGAGTCGATCTTTCCCAAGGATAGTCTGAGGAATTCCAGATTTTCCATCAACTTCTTCACTGCTGTGGGCCTTGGTGGCATTACGGAGAGCATGCGAGAATACATGAAGAGCAACGCTCCATGCCTTATCATGTAG
- the LOC131331261 gene encoding beta-galactosidase-like: MVTKLTENQAESEPVALRWTWRPETTNDTVQLGKVYILLINGVNIKEDDPLWSDDMSIRVNGTGHMLHAYVNGKYIGSHWATSGIFNYVFEKKEKLNPGKNQITLLSATVGFQNYGPKFDMIESGLPGPVELIGRKGDESVIKDLSSHKWTYEVGLHGLDNKVYSLDSRYPSKWQAENLPINRMMTWYKTTFKAPLGTDPVALDLQGMGKGEAWVNGQNIGRYWPSYLAEEDGCSTEPCDYRGKNDSSKCVSNCRQPTQRCFRRIRRQPMTHRLLTSKLTRPGLFVEMPMRTKIWNCHAKVAPFLLLVLQVLVTRKELVVHSIKTVVKEGTALWTLCESAVGFVPEMPKGEIVRYFGTFRGCPKPPLVSLLYRLHLIVMGRIIRGSVSLNAPSIICAKLTATESSPLCER, encoded by the exons ATGGTGACAAAGCTAACT GAAAACCAAGCAGAAAGTGAACCAGTTGCTCTGCGTTGGACATGGCGGCCTGAGACCACTAATGACACTGTTCAACTTGGAAAAG TGTATATCTTGCTGATTAATGGCGTGAATATCAAAGAAGATGACCCACTCTGGAGCGACGATATGTCAATCAGAGTTAACGGCACTGGTCATATGCTTCACGCTTACGTCAATGGAAAATACATAG GTTCTCATTGGGCGACATCTGGAATTTTCAACTACGTCTTCgagaagaaagagaagttgAATCCTGGAAAAAACCAAATCACATTGCTAAGTGCTACTGTTGGATTCCAG AACTATGGTCCAAAATTCGACATGATAGAATCTGGATTACCTGGTCCTGTTGAGTTAATTGGGAGAAAGGGCGATGAGAGCGTTATTAAGGATTTGTCATCGCATAAATGGACATACGAGGTTGGGTTGCATGGTCTTGACAACAAGGTGTACAGTTTAGATTCGCGATATCCGTCAAAATGGCAAGCAGAGAATCTCCCGATCAACAGGATGATGACATGGTACAAG ACAACATTCAAAGCTCCATTGGGTACAGATCCAGTGGCATTGGATTTGCAAGGCATGGGAAAAGGTGAAGCTTGGGTCAATGGCCAGAATATCGGCCGATATTGGCCAAGTTACTTGGCTGAAGAAGATGGCTGTAGCACCGAGCCTTGTGATTATCGCGGTAAAAACGACAGTAGCAAATGTGTTTCGAACTGTCGGCAACCTACACAAAGATG TTTTCGAAGAATTAGGAGGCAACCCATGACCCATCGCTTGTTAACTTCCAAACTGACGCGGCCGGGACTGTTTGTGGAAATGCCTATGAGAACAAAGATATGGAATTGTCATGCCAAGGTCGCCCCATTTCTGCTATTAGTTTTGCAAGTTTTGGTGACCCGCAAGGAACTTGTGGTTCATTCTATAAAGACAGTTGTGAAGGAGGGAACGGCGCTTTGGACATTGTGCGAAAG TGCAGTTGGTTTTGTCCCGGAaatgccaaagggggagattgttagatattttggcactttccgggGTTGTCCAAAACCTCCTTTGGTGTCGTTGCTATATCGACTACatttgattgtaatgggtaggATAATTAGGGGTAGTGTCTCGCTCAATGCTCCTTCCATTATCTGCGCCAAATTGACCGCTACGGAATCAAGCCCATTGTGTGAAAGGTAA
- the LOC131333404 gene encoding uncharacterized protein LOC131333404 — protein MASKFVEERFGRVERERVKRDRKEVVVVDDDRCKRSKSSSESSDDGDTKHTSTRTVSFQGAATLRAYLPPFRVSRILKDVEVDKTSVEYQRLSWDALRKSINGLVNKVNATNIKNIIPELFAENLVRGRGLFCRACIKSQMASPGFTDVFAALVAVVNTKFPQVGHLLLRRLILQLKRAYKRNDKPQLLASVKFVAHLVNQQVLHELVALELLILLLDKPTDDSVEVAVGFVTECGSILRDLCSHGLHAIFERFRGILHEGEIGKRVQFLIEGLFAIRKARFQGYPAVRKELDLVEQDDQLTHEISLQEEELDPENALDVFKLDAEAVANEEHYEQLKKTILGDESEDEADSVAGSGDEDGEDSDIEEDEEQMKIKDETETNLVNLRRTIYLTIMSSVDFEEAGHKLLQIKLEPGQEMELCIMLLECCSQERTYVRYYGLLGQRLCMINTIHQENFEKCFVQQYSMIHRLETNKLRNVAKFFAHLLGTDALPWDVLAYIRLTEEDTTSSSRIFIKILFQELSEQLGIRLLNERLSDPTMQDYFESIFPKDSPRNSRFSINFFTAVGLGGITESMREYVKSNAPCLIM, from the coding sequence ATGGCTTCCAAATTCGTTGAGGAGCGTTTCGgtagggtagagagagaaagggttaAACGAGATAGAAAAGAGGtagttgttgttgatgatgatAGATGTAAGAGGAGCAAAAGTAGTAGTGAAAGCAGCGATGATGGTGATACGAAGCACACCAGTACGAGGACTGTGTCGTTTCAAGGAGCTGCTACTCTCAGGGCTTACCTTCCCCCTTTCAGGGTTTCCCGAATTTTGAAAGATGTGGAGGTCGACAAGACCTCTGTTGAGTACCAGAGATTGTCTTGGGATGCTCTAAGGAAGAGTATTAACGGGCTGGTCAATAAAGTGAATGCAACCAATATTAAGAACATAATTCCTGAACTTTTTGCGGAGAATTTAGTTCGCGGTAGAGGTCTGTTTTGTCGAGCGTGTATCAAGTCTCAGATGGCCTCCCCTGGTTTCACGGACGTCTTTGCTGCTTTGGTTGCCGTGGTCAATACTAAGTTCCCACAAGTGGGTCATCTTTTGTTGAGGAGGTTAATTTTGCAGCTCAAGCGAGCTTACAAACGCAATGACAAGCCCCAACTATTAGCATCTGTTAAATTCGTGGCGCATCTTGTGAACCAGCAAGTGCTTCATGAGCTTGTGGCTTTGGAGCTGCTCATCCTTTTATTGGACAAACCTACTGATGACAGTGTGGAGGTAGCAGTGGGTTTCGTCACCGAATGTGGCTCAATTCTCCGAGATCTTTGCTCCCATGGCTTGCATGCAATATTTGAGCGTTTTCGTGGGATTCTTCACGAAGGAGAAATTGGCAAAAGAGTCCAGTTTCTGATCGAGGGTTTATTCGCGATAAGAAAAGCCAGATTTCAGGGGTACCCAGCTGTTCGTAAAGAATTGGACCTTGTTGAGCAAGATGATCAGCTAACTCATGAAATCTCTCTACAGGAGGAAGAATTGGACCCCGAGAATGCTTTGGATGTCTTCAAACTGGATGCCGAAGCTGTGGCAAATGAGGAACACTACGAGCAACTGAAAAAGACAATACTTGGTGACGAGTCTGAAGATGAAGCAGATTCAGTAGCAGGCTCAGGAGATGAGGATGGTGAAGACTCTGATATTGAAGAGGACGAGGAGCAGATGAAAATAAAGGACGAGACGGAGACAAATCTGGTAAACCTTCGGAGGACAATTTATCTAACAATTATGTCTAGTGTTGATTTTGAGGAAGCTGGCCACAAACTATTGCAAATTAAACTGGAGCCTGGTCAAGAGATGGAACTGTGCATCATGCTTTTGGAATGCTGCAGTCAAGAGAGAACGTATGTACGGTATTATGGCCTTCTGGGGCAGCGGCTCTGCATGATCAACACGATCCACCaggaaaattttgagaaatgcTTTGTGCAACAGTACTCTATGATTCATCGCCTGGAGACTAATAAGCTGCGCAATGTGGCCAAGTTTTTTGCCCATTTACTTGGCACGGATGCTCTTCCTTGGGACGTTTTAGCTTATATACGGTTGACTGAAGAGGACACTACCTCATCTTCCCGTATTTTCATCAAGATTCTCTTCCAAGAATTGTCAGAGCAACTTGGGATTCGCCTGCTGAATGAACGTCTTTCTGACCCCACAATGCAGGACTATTTTGAGTCGATCTTCCCCAAGGATAGTCCGCGGAATTCCAGATTTTCCATCAACTTCTTCACTGCTGTGGGCCTTGGCGGCATTACAGAGAGCATGCGAGAATACGTGAAGAGCAACGCTCCATGCCTTATCATGTAG
- the LOC131318606 gene encoding T-complex protein 1 subunit theta — MVYGMQPYGIQSMLKEGHKHLSGLDEAVVKNIDACKQLSTITRTSLGPNGMNKMVINHLDKLFVTNDAATIVNELEVQHPAAKILVLAGKAQQEEIGDGANLTVSFAGELLQNAEELIRMGLHPSEIIIGYTKAINKTIEILDELVEKGSEKMDVRIKEEVIKRMKAAVASKQFGQEDILCSLIADACIQVCPKNPANFNVDNVRVAKLLGGGLHNCTIVRGMVLKTDAVGSIKRVEKAKVAVFAGGVDTSATETKGTVLIHSAEQLENYSKTEEAKVEELVKAVAESGAKVIVSGGAVGEMALHFCERYRLMVLKISSKFELRRFCRTTGAVAILKLGRPNPDDLGYVDSVSVEEIGGVRVTVVRNEEGGNSVSTVVLRGSTDSILDDLERAVDDGVNTYKAMCRDSRMVPGAAATEIELARKLKEFSFKETGLDQYAIAKFAESFEMIPKTLAENAGLNAMEIISSLYAEHASGNSKVGIDLEEGVCKDVSTMNIWDLHVTKFFALKYAADAACTVLRVDQIIMAKPAGGPGKREQPAGMDED; from the exons ATGGTGTACGGAATGCAACCCTATGGGATACAATCAATGCTAAAAGAAGGGCACAAGCACCTGTCTGGACTCGACGAGGCTGTGGTAAAAAACATAGATGCCTGCAAACAGCTCTCAACCATCACCAGAACTTCTCTCGGTCCCAACg GTATGAACAAGATGGTTATCAATCATTTGGACAAACTTTTTGTCACAAATGATGCTGCCACTATTGTGAATGAGCTCGAGGTTCAACATCCTGCGGCCaagattttggttttggcaGGCAAGGCTCAACAAGAAGAGATAGGCGATGGAGCAAACTTGACAGTTTCTTTTGCTGGGGAGCTCCTTCAAAATGCCGAGGAGCTTATAAGGATGGGACTGCACCCAAGTGAGATCATCATAGGCTATACGAAAGCGATTAATAAG ACCATTGAAATCTTGGATGAATTGGTCGAGAAAGGTTCTGAAAAGATGGATGTGAGGATTAAGGAGGAAGTTATTAAACGAATGAAAGCTGCTGTTGCTAGCAAGCAGTTTGGGCAGGAGGATATCTTGTGTTCTCTTATTGCTGAT GCGTGCATTCAAGTATGCCCCAAGAACCCTGCAAACTTTAATGTGGACAACGTCCGGGTTGCAAAGCTTTTAGGTGGAGGCTTGCATAATTGCACCATAGTTCGAGGTATGGTTCTAAAGACTGATGCTGTTGGATCCATAAAGCGAGTGGAGAAGGCTAAG GTTGCTGTGTTCGCTGGTGGTGTTGATACATCTGCAACTGAAACAAAAGGAACAGTGCTTATTCATAGTGCTGAGCAG CTAGAAAATTATTCGAAAACTGAAGAAGCCAAAGTTGAGGAGCTTGTCAAAGCAGTTGCTGAGTCAGGTGCCAAGGTTATTGTTAGTGGAGGAGCAGTTGGAGAGATGGCACTACACTTTTGTGAGCGTTACAG GCTAATGGTCTTAAAAATCAGCTCGAAGTTTGAACTGCGACGATTTTGCCGTACAACTGGTGCCGTTGCTATT TTGAAGCTTGGCAGGCCAAACCCCGATGATTTGGGGTACGTTGATTCAGTGTCCGTGGAGGAAATTGGTGGTGTTAGG GTCACTGTTGTGAGAAATGAAGAAGGTGGAAACTCTGTTTCAACCGTGGTTCTACGAGGAAGTACTGATAGTATATTGGATGATCTTGAAAGAGCAGTTGATGATGGTGTGAATACATACAAG GCAATGTGCAGGGACAGCCGTATGGTGCCTGGAGCAGCAGCCACAGAAATTGAGTTAGCTAGAAAACTGAAGGAGTTCTCTTTCAAGGAAACAGG ATTGGACCAGTATGCTATTGCAAAATTCGCTGAGAGCTTTGAGATGATACCTAAAACCTTGGCTGAGAATGCTGGTCTCAATGCTATGGAAATAATATCTTCATTGTATGCGGAGCATGCATCTGGAAACAGCAAGGTGGGCATAGACTTGGAGGAAGGTGTATGCAAGGATGTTTCTACTATGAATATTTGGGACCTCCATGTCACCAA GTTCTTTGCCCTCAAATATGCTGCCGATGCTGCTTGCACTGTGCTACGGGTAGACCAG ATTATTATGGCAAAACCAGCCGGTGGGCCAGGGAAGAGGGAGCAGCCTGCAGGGATGGACGAGGACTAA